The following are encoded in a window of Perca flavescens isolate YP-PL-M2 chromosome 24, PFLA_1.0, whole genome shotgun sequence genomic DNA:
- the LOC114551018 gene encoding tyrosyl-DNA phosphodiesterase 2 → MTDMEKVLAVAESSEIKTTSSTKDRKEGKENTPGTSNDTENQWEKEEKENNKLSLISWNVDGLDPEQQPERARGLCSYIISHSPDVVFLQELIQPYTRFMKMRLVANYTFIEGGKESYFIGMMLKKSRITLLDSEIVEYPTSRQMRNLLVAQVLFKGQKLCLMTSHFESCKPNAANRMKQLRLVMKRMTEAPDDVTVLFGGDTNLRDAEMVEVGLPGCICDVWEQLGEPENCRYTWDTYANTNLDHRYKSRFRFDRLYLRRAAGDGVPQLEPDSMALIGLEKLKCGLYTSDHWGIYCTFSAL, encoded by the exons ATGACAGACATGGAGAAAGTCTTGGCTGTAGCAGAGTCATCAGAAATAAAGACCACCAGCTCCACAAAAGACAGAAAGGAGGGTAAGGAAAATACTCCAGGAACCAG TAATGACACAGAAAATCAAtgggaaaaagaagaaaaagaaaacaacaaactgtCGCTGATCTCCTGGAACGTGGATGGACTTGATCCAGAGCAACAgccagagagagcgagaggccTCTGCTCCTACATAATCTC ACACTCTCCTGACGTGGTGTTTCTTCAGGAGCTCATCCAACCATACACGCGCTTCATGAAGATGCGTCTGGTGGCCAACTACACGTTCATCGAAG GAGGAAAGGAGAGTTACTTCATCGGGATGATGCTGAAGAAGTCACGGATCACCCTGCTGGACAGCGAGATAGTCGAATATCCAACCTCTCGCCAGATGAGGAACCTGCTTGTCGCTCAG GTGCTGTTCAAAGGCCAGAAGCTTTGTCTGATGACGTCTCACTTTGAGAGCTGTAAGCCCAATGCAGCAAACAGGATGAAACAGCTGCGCCTGGTGATGAAGAGGATGACCGAGGCGCCTGATGATGTCACTGTCCTGTTTGGAGGAGACACCAACCTGAGGGATGCTGAG ATGGTCGAAGTAGGCCTTCCTGGCTGCATCTGTGATGTGTGGGAGCAGCTGGGAGAGCCGGAGAATTGCCGCTACACATGGGACACCTACGCCAACACAAACCTGGATCATCGGTACAAGAGTCGCTTCCGTTTCGACCGGCTCTACCTGCGCCGGGCTGCCGGAGACGGCGTCCCACAGCTGGAGCCCGACAGCATGGCCTTGATCGGGCTGGAGAAGCTCAAGTGTGGTCTCTACACCAGTGATCACTGGGGCATTTACTGCACATTCTCTGCTCTGTAG
- the nhej1 gene encoding non-homologous end-joining factor 1 isoform X1, whose amino-acid sequence MEPGGTSAEVLLQRPWLPVSISGWRLLAKSWFGETSYHILLTDVHCVWEERMDSAALQKRAQELNRRLRAPVKAFFSHLCEVVRPCLSGRDARADSEAQISLTRQDDGNISIKLKSELAGLPFYWEFHCTPAPVTVVCVQLVHPLLVMSHLLQRQVEQLGGLLGRKDEEIQDYRENGATLSRERLQTDVFEEQTYREDFMSKTLPLLCSEQPDAHGFDADLQHLYAAVVARGNTRKRKLSEERSAEEDQPAAAEEEADVPSSLGGSVTNSNAGEEDAQEDAAGAKMADRPAAVQQSPPLTSKTAERPSSKPKKKKVVGLFR is encoded by the exons ATGGAGCCCGGAGGGACTTCCGCTGAGGTCCTCCTGCAGCGTCCCTGGCTTCCTGTGAGCATCAGCGGCTGGCGGCTCCTCGCTAAGAGCTGGTTTGGGGAAACGTCGTACCACATCCTGCTGACAGACGTGCACTGTGTGTGGGAGGAGAGGATGGACTCTGCAGCCCTCCAGAAGAGAGCACAG GAGCTGAACAGACGTTTGCGAGCCCCGGTCAAAGCGTTCTTCTCCCACCTGTGTGAAGTGGTCCGGCCCTGCCTGTCAGGAAGGGACGCGCGGGCCGACAGCGAGGCTCAGATCTCCCTGACGCGGCAGGACGACGGAAACATCAGCATCAAGCTGAAGAGTGAGCTGGCAGGGCTGCCCTTCTACTGGGAGTTTCACTGCACCCCCGCCCCCGTCACTGTG gtgtGTGTTCAGCTGGTGCACCCCCTGCTGGTGATGAGCCACCTGCTGCAGCGGCAGGTGGAGCAGCTCGGAGGACTGCTGGGGAGGAAGGACGAGGAGATCCAGGACTACAGAGAGAACGGAGCAACACTCagcagag aGCGGCTGCAGACGGATGTCTTTGAGGAGCAAACCTACAGAGAGGACTTCATGTCGAAG ACTCTTCCTCTGCTGTGTTCTGAGCAGCCAGACGCTCACGGCTTCGACGCCGACCTCCAACACCTGTACGCAGCTGTCGTCGCCCGCGGGAACACACGGAAACGCAAACTGTCCGAGGAGCGCTCTGCTGAGGAGGACCAACCAGCCGCCGCCGAAGAAGAAGCAGACGTCCCCTCGTCTTTAG GTGGATCCGTCACCAATAGTAACGCGGGTGAAGAGGACGCGCAGGAAGACGCAGCCGGAGCCAAGATGGCCGACAGACCCGCCGCAGTACAACAG TCTCCACCGCTCACGTCCAAAACTGCAGAGCGACCGTCCTCCaaaccaaagaagaagaaagtcgTGGGACTGTTCAGATGA
- the nhej1 gene encoding non-homologous end-joining factor 1 isoform X2 produces the protein MEPGGTSAEVLLQRPWLPVSISGWRLLAKSWFGETSYHILLTDVHCVWEERMDSAALQKRAQELNRRLRAPVKAFFSHLCEVVRPCLSGRDARADSEAQISLTRQDDGNISIKLKSELAGLPFYWEFHCTPAPVTVVCVQLVHPLLVMSHLLQRQVEQLGGLLGRKDEEIQDYRENGATLSRERLQTDVFEEQTYREDFMSKLFRLAALPVVGCANNAALIRGPVTPCITPRPCDCHSRAVKQTYPKHRAVSKGHFHALGSCT, from the exons ATGGAGCCCGGAGGGACTTCCGCTGAGGTCCTCCTGCAGCGTCCCTGGCTTCCTGTGAGCATCAGCGGCTGGCGGCTCCTCGCTAAGAGCTGGTTTGGGGAAACGTCGTACCACATCCTGCTGACAGACGTGCACTGTGTGTGGGAGGAGAGGATGGACTCTGCAGCCCTCCAGAAGAGAGCACAG GAGCTGAACAGACGTTTGCGAGCCCCGGTCAAAGCGTTCTTCTCCCACCTGTGTGAAGTGGTCCGGCCCTGCCTGTCAGGAAGGGACGCGCGGGCCGACAGCGAGGCTCAGATCTCCCTGACGCGGCAGGACGACGGAAACATCAGCATCAAGCTGAAGAGTGAGCTGGCAGGGCTGCCCTTCTACTGGGAGTTTCACTGCACCCCCGCCCCCGTCACTGTG gtgtGTGTTCAGCTGGTGCACCCCCTGCTGGTGATGAGCCACCTGCTGCAGCGGCAGGTGGAGCAGCTCGGAGGACTGCTGGGGAGGAAGGACGAGGAGATCCAGGACTACAGAGAGAACGGAGCAACACTCagcagag aGCGGCTGCAGACGGATGTCTTTGAGGAGCAAACCTACAGAGAGGACTTCATGTCGAAG ttgttCCGGCTCGCTGCTCTACCTGTGGTCGGCTGTGCCAATAATGCCGCTTTGATTAGAGGCCCCGTCACACCCTGCATCACACCTCGGCCATGTGACTGCCACAGCAGGGCCGTAAAACAAACCTACCCAAAGCACAGAGCTGTGTCAAAAGGACACTTTCATGCTTTGGGCTCATGCACctga